A segment of the Colletotrichum destructivum chromosome 3, complete sequence genome:
TGCTGCATGGCGATGGGACGCACGGGATCACTGGCCGCAAAACTGCGAAAGTGTTCCGCGTCAGGGaccgcggccgaggcgaagacgCCTCCGCCCGTACTTGGGCCGCCGAACGCGACTGATCTGGACGGCGGAGTGTAGCTCATCGAGCTGAAAGCCGAACCCGAGTTCGACTGCAGCGCCGAGGAGCCGAACATCATCGGTGTCCACGACGAAAGCGGAGGCGTCCGAGTCATCACTCTCTTGGCGGGCATGCCTTTTCTGCACAAAGGGACGGGTGCCGAGTTATCGGCGGGCGGAAATCCAAAGtggatcgacgacgacgccgacgccgtggacGCCTTGGAGTACAACTTCGACTTGGAGGACGACCTCTTCGTAGTTTGGACTCGGGCCCTGTCCGCGGCCAGCTCTCGATCCTCGACGCTGACCGCGttgtccaggtcgtcgacggcgacgaaggagCACCACTTGCCGCCGACCTGGAACTGCACGCCGAGCCGGACGGCCTCCCGCTCCACCATTCCGGGGAACCGGCCCGGGTGGACCTTGCTGAGGAGCCGGCCGTCTTTGCTGCTCTTGGCGTGGTAGATCCAGCcgcggccctcctcgagctcctggacGGCCTTGCGGGCCGCCAGCTGGTGGATCGTCTCACCCTTGTCCGGAAGGACCGCGATGGGGATCCGGAGCTCCAGCGGCCCCTGAGTGGACGTGCCGCGGAGGATGAGGGACTCGGGCGTCTTGTCCCTCAGCTCGCGGTCGggcgagaggaggaggtAGACGCTGTTGCGGCTGtgggggaagaagggcgagatcTGGAAGGGCGCCTGGAGCACCTTGGGCGGCTTGACGGCGGAGATGTGCGAGAAGCGATCCGTTCCggtgccgtcatcggcggcgtcatccaTGCCCGCGTCTTCCCCATCTgaggcggcgtcgtcaaagAGCGAAATGGGCTTCTTCGGCTCGACGAGGGGAGGGACGACTCCCTGATCGAGGGGCTTGAGCAGATCATCAGTCGAGACGATGTCAAagtcgtcctcgggctccgtctccgactcggcgtcggcataCTTGAGCTCCAGGGTGTAGTCGGTGACGTGGGGCGTGAGGGCGCCCTTGAGCATGCGCACCACCTtgcccgtcatcttctccttgtgGGAGACGCACTGCGAGAAGCCGTtgccggcgcgggcgacgccctcgacgagggagTGGCTGACGtcccggccgacgccgagcgtGAAGAGGCGGATGGCGCCCTTGGACTCCCGCACgtggtcgccgacgaggccgaagagcCCCTGCTCGCCCCagacctcgccgtccgtTAGCAAAAAcacctcgaggtcgaggtcgacgtggCGGCGCCTGAAGGTCTGCTCGATGGGCTGGCGGATCTCGGTGCCGCCAAAGTCGGCCGCGAAGGTGTCGACGTGCCgcatggcggcctcgagcgtGTTCTGGTCGTACGTCACCGACTTGTCGAACAGGAACGAGTGCTCCGAGCCGAAGCTGCAGATGTTGAACATGGCGCCGACGGGCAGGGACTTGAGGAACACCCGGAGCGCGTCCCGGAGGTCCGTCATCCTGGTGCCTTGCATCGAGCCGGAGCGGTCGCAGATGAAGACGACCTCGGGCTTGGTGGCGGCCATCTTGAACCGGGGCACTAGCGTCGCCATGAGGGCCTGCTGGTGCGGGATGGTCGGGTGcgtctcgaggacggcgaccGGGTTCGACGTGTTCGTCGCGATGACCTGAACGATAAAGTCCCTGTCGAGCCGCGCGGTGCCGAGCGAGAGCGTGGCGGACGCCAGCTGAAGGGACggcgcggcgtcggccttggtggtcgaggtcgagccgATCGAGACGGCGATGGGGTGCGAGGGCGACTGGATCGACTTGATGACGCTGCCGGCCGgcacctcggcgtcgacgacgatggtgatgCCGTCCTGGGCCGCGGACAAGTTGGCGGGCCTGTCGAGCAAGGTACCCGGGTAGGAGCCGTATCGCGGGGCGATGGTGGTCGGGATGGTGAGTCTGATGCCGTCGACCCCGGCGTCGTGCTTCAGCTCGCCGAGATACTcgatctcgacggcgacctcggcggccggcggcacaTTGGCGACGCTGGAGGTGAAGACGTCGCTCGCGTCCGGCAGCTgctcgaggatgccggcggtcttgcccttggcgacggcgttgtcGTACGTCCGGCGGGCCGTGTTCGTCTCCTGGACGACGCCGCGGATGACGCGGTCCTTGTTGACGGTGCAGGTGAAGGCGACgaccgagacgccgtcgTACAGCGGGAAGGTGTAGCGGAGCTCGGGGATGGACGCGTCGGCAGAAGGGTTCACGAAGGTCTGGGTGAGGGTGGAccgcgaggtcgaggc
Coding sequences within it:
- a CDS encoding Putative von Willebrand factor, type A, VIT domain, von Willebrand factor A-like domain superfamily, coding for MVFGPSPGGHFGQPVSHLNNNNNNRRNTHVCGLYYLDTTQNYPSLGSHSYPRRYLPMLSQSVHARIVASTSRSTLTQTFVNPSADASIPELRYTFPLYDGVSVVAFTCTVNKDRVIRGVVQETNTARRTYDNAVAKGKTAGILEQLPDASDVFTSSVANVPPAAEVAVEIEYLGELKHDAGVDGIRLTIPTTIAPRYGSYPGTLLDRPANLSAAQDGITIVVDAEVPAGSVIKSIQSPSHPIAVSIGSTSTTKADAAPSLQLASATLSLGTARLDRDFIVQVIATNTSNPVAVLETHPTIPHQQALMATLVPRFKMAATKPEVVFICDRSGSMQGTRMTDLRDALRVFLKSLPVGAMFNICSFGSEHSFLFDKSVTYDQNTLEAAMRHVDTFAADFGGTEIRQPIEQTFRRRHVDLDLEVFLLTDGEVWGEQGLFGLVGDHVRESKGAIRLFTLGVGRDVSHSLVEGVARAGNGFSQCVSHKEKMTGKVVRMLKGALTPHVTDYTLELKYADAESETEPEDDFDIVSTDDLLKPLDQGVVPPLVEPKKPISLFDDAASDGEDAGMDDAADDGTGTDRFSHISAVKPPKVLQAPFQISPFFPHSRNSVYLLLSPDRELRDKTPESLILRGTSTQGPLELRIPIAVLPDKGETIHQLAARKAVQELEEGRGWIYHAKSSKDGRLLSKVHPGRFPGMVEREAVRLGVQFQVGGKWCSFVAVDDLDNAVSVEDRELAADRARVQTTKRSSSKSKLYSKASTASASSSIHFGFPPADNSAPVPLCRKGMPAKRVMTRTPPLSSWTPMMFGSSALQSNSGSAFSSMSYTPPSRSVAFGGPSTGGGVFASAAVPDAEHFRSFAASDPVRPIAMQQNIAAADDGVECEESSSPKPATPPPPPPPAPAPAAASFPPDTASTTAKFEAIVSVQHSSGFWTYSDGLMSLLGVSERDLRPAVVDVVGNRFSPVLMLTVAVVAFLRKNLAHERDSWEMMEEKAMAWLNTELGDKTGDVMDAVKRFF